A window from Sphingobium sp. EM0848 encodes these proteins:
- a CDS encoding RidA family protein: MTITRIDRGPRMSEAVIHGDTIYLAGQIGAPGESVTAQTKAVLAEIDALLERTGSSRNHMLMAQIWLADMNDFAEMNAVWDAWIADAEAPARATGEAKLASPDYKVEIIITAAKAK; encoded by the coding sequence ATGACCATCACCCGCATCGACCGTGGCCCGCGCATGAGCGAGGCCGTCATCCATGGCGACACCATCTATCTGGCGGGACAGATTGGCGCGCCGGGCGAGAGCGTGACCGCGCAGACCAAGGCCGTTCTGGCCGAGATCGACGCCCTGCTGGAACGTACTGGCAGCAGCAGGAACCATATGCTGATGGCGCAGATCTGGCTGGCGGACATGAATGACTTTGCGGAGATGAACGCGGTCTGGGACGCGTGGATCGCGGATGCGGAGGCCCCTGCCCGCGCGACCGGCGAAGCGAAGCTGGCCAGCCCGGACTATAAGGTGGAGATCATCATCACCGCCGCCAAAGCGAAATAA
- a CDS encoding D-amino acid dehydrogenase produces the protein MKVTILGSGVIGVTSAWYLAEAGHEVTVIDRQDGPALETSFANAGEISPGYASPWAAPGIPMKALRWLFMRHAPLILRPQMDLAMLRWMVAMLGNCNERAYAVNKSRMVRLAEYSRDRLIDLRRETGISYDERSRGTLQLFREQKQLDGIAKDIAVLKADGVPFEVLDAAGCIAAEPGLAGSGVPLAGGLRLPNDETGDCFKFTNALAEMAKAKGVTFLNGRTIGRIAVKDGKVSHVETDKGHVFADAFLVAMGSYSPLMLAPLGIRLPVYPVKGYSITVPIVEEGRAPVSTLLDESYKVAITRLGDRIRVGGMAELSGYSRGLPKARRDTLEYSVGSLFPGAGDLSRASFWSGLRPMTPDSTPVIGPTKISNLFLNTGHGTLGWTMACGSGHVIADIIGGRRPGIETADLAISRYS, from the coding sequence ATGAAGGTCACTATTCTCGGCAGCGGTGTGATCGGCGTCACATCCGCCTGGTATCTGGCGGAGGCCGGGCATGAGGTGACGGTGATCGACCGGCAGGACGGCCCGGCGCTGGAAACCAGCTTTGCCAATGCGGGGGAGATTTCGCCGGGCTATGCCTCGCCCTGGGCGGCGCCGGGGATACCGATGAAGGCGCTGCGCTGGCTGTTCATGCGTCACGCCCCGCTGATCCTGCGGCCTCAGATGGACCTGGCGATGCTGCGCTGGATGGTGGCGATGCTGGGGAACTGCAATGAGCGGGCCTATGCGGTCAACAAGAGCCGGATGGTGCGGCTGGCGGAGTATAGCCGCGACCGGCTGATCGACCTGCGGCGGGAAACCGGCATAAGTTATGATGAACGGTCGCGGGGCACGTTGCAGCTGTTCCGCGAGCAGAAGCAGTTGGACGGCATCGCCAAGGATATTGCCGTGCTGAAGGCGGATGGCGTGCCCTTCGAAGTGCTGGACGCGGCGGGTTGCATCGCCGCCGAGCCGGGACTGGCGGGCAGCGGCGTGCCGCTGGCGGGCGGGCTGCGTCTGCCCAATGACGAGACGGGGGATTGCTTCAAATTCACCAATGCGCTGGCGGAGATGGCGAAGGCCAAGGGCGTGACCTTCCTCAACGGCCGGACCATCGGACGGATCGCGGTGAAGGACGGCAAGGTCAGCCATGTCGAAACCGACAAGGGGCATGTCTTTGCCGACGCTTTTCTGGTGGCGATGGGCAGCTATTCGCCGCTGATGCTGGCGCCGCTGGGGATCAGGCTGCCGGTCTATCCGGTGAAGGGCTATTCGATCACCGTGCCGATCGTCGAGGAAGGGCGCGCGCCGGTGTCGACGCTGCTCGATGAAAGCTACAAGGTGGCGATCACGCGGCTGGGCGACCGGATCAGGGTCGGCGGGATGGCGGAGCTGTCCGGCTATTCCAGGGGGCTGCCCAAGGCGCGGCGGGACACGCTGGAATATTCTGTGGGATCGCTGTTCCCCGGCGCGGGCGATCTGTCACGGGCCAGTTTCTGGTCCGGGCTGCGGCCGATGACGCCGGACAGCACGCCGGTCATCGGGCCGACGAAGATTTCCAACCTCTTCCTCAATACGGGGCATGGTACATTGGGATGGACCATGGCCTGTGGGTCGGGGCATGTGATCGCGGACATCATCGGCGGGCGGAGGCCCGGCATCGAGACGGCCGATCTTGCCATCAGCCGCTATTCTTAA
- the alr gene encoding alanine racemase, with translation MPSIDTAGAILRIDLEALADNYRIIQRQVAPATVAGVVKANGYGLGVEHVAATLMDAGCRHFFVALLGEAVALKPALREGVALFVLNGLQPGAEGECAAIGAIPVLNSLDQIARWAKQARALGRRLPAALQVDSGMSRLGLPPEEVAILIAEPEWLDGIDLKLIMSHLACADDPDAAFNDVQRGNFEALARHFPDVPRALDNSGGAFLKRGHFDLVRAGIALYGGAPQGAPNPMRPVVALEARITQLRRIPAGAGVGYGLTHRCERPTRIATIPIGYADGWPRHLGNVGSAFIGSIRVPIVGRVSMDSITLDVTDVPDALLYPGAPVELIGPHQTIDDVAADAGTISYEILTQFGQRYCREIQAATVPHKRSIMA, from the coding sequence ATGCCGTCCATTGATACCGCCGGAGCCATATTGCGCATCGATCTGGAAGCGCTGGCCGACAATTACCGGATCATCCAGCGTCAGGTCGCGCCCGCGACGGTCGCCGGGGTGGTGAAGGCCAACGGCTATGGTCTGGGCGTCGAGCATGTCGCCGCGACGCTGATGGACGCGGGATGCCGCCATTTCTTCGTCGCCCTGCTGGGTGAGGCCGTGGCGCTGAAACCGGCCTTGCGGGAAGGCGTGGCGCTGTTCGTCCTCAACGGGCTGCAACCGGGTGCGGAAGGGGAATGCGCGGCAATCGGCGCGATCCCGGTGCTGAACTCTCTCGACCAGATTGCGCGCTGGGCGAAGCAGGCGCGTGCGCTGGGGCGGCGCCTACCTGCCGCGCTGCAGGTGGATAGCGGCATGTCACGGCTGGGCCTGCCGCCGGAGGAGGTCGCGATCCTGATTGCCGAGCCTGAGTGGCTGGACGGCATCGACCTCAAACTCATCATGAGCCATCTGGCCTGCGCGGACGATCCCGATGCGGCGTTCAACGATGTGCAGCGGGGCAATTTCGAGGCGCTGGCCCGGCATTTCCCCGATGTGCCGCGCGCACTCGACAATAGCGGCGGCGCTTTCCTGAAGCGCGGGCATTTCGATCTCGTTCGCGCCGGGATCGCGCTCTATGGCGGGGCGCCGCAGGGCGCGCCCAATCCGATGCGGCCCGTGGTGGCGCTGGAAGCGCGGATCACGCAATTGCGCCGGATTCCAGCGGGTGCGGGCGTCGGCTATGGCCTGACCCATCGCTGCGAGCGTCCGACGCGGATCGCGACCATTCCGATCGGCTATGCCGATGGCTGGCCGCGTCATCTGGGCAATGTCGGCTCGGCCTTTATCGGGAGCATCCGCGTGCCGATCGTCGGACGGGTGTCGATGGACAGCATCACGCTGGACGTGACCGATGTGCCGGATGCGCTTCTTTATCCCGGCGCGCCGGTGGAACTGATCGGTCCCCACCAGACAATCGATGATGTCGCCGCCGACGCCGGCACCATTTCCTATGAAATACTGACCCAGTTCGGGCAACGCTATTGCCGGGAAATTCAGGCGGCGACTGTCCCCCACAAGCGGAGCATCATGGCATGA
- a CDS encoding Lrp/AsnC family transcriptional regulator: MTESLDAVDRSIIRLLRLNARRPNSEIAAEVGLSPSACHRRIRMLEDAGVIRGYTIVTAPIEQEGRAVDVLVQVTLDRQTEDYLARFEHAVRQCPEIRECFLMTGGVDYWLRVQTESVAAYEAIHSEILSRMPGVTRINSSIAMRDALRPRKSARR, encoded by the coding sequence ATGACAGAATCGCTCGACGCCGTGGACCGCTCGATCATCCGCCTGCTGCGCCTCAACGCCCGCCGTCCCAATTCGGAGATCGCCGCCGAAGTCGGCCTGTCGCCGTCCGCCTGCCATCGCCGCATCCGCATGCTGGAGGATGCGGGCGTCATTCGCGGCTACACCATCGTCACCGCCCCCATCGAACAGGAAGGCCGCGCCGTGGACGTGCTGGTGCAGGTGACGCTGGACCGCCAGACCGAGGATTATCTCGCCCGCTTCGAACATGCGGTGCGGCAATGCCCGGAAATCCGCGAATGTTTCCTGATGACCGGGGGGGTGGATTACTGGCTGCGCGTCCAGACCGAAAGCGTCGCCGCCTATGAAGCGATCCACAGCGAGATATTGTCGCGCATGCCCGGCGTGACCCGCATCAACAGCAGCATCGCCATGCGCGACGCCCTGCGTCCGCGCAAATCCGCGCGGCGCTAG
- a CDS encoding TIGR02186 family protein, whose product MLIGADEPMLVPDVSQRDVEIQYSFTGADLLLFGAIVYPDGRRPKKPADVMVVLKGPDQSITMREKQKVAGIWVNADSTRFRSAPSFYAIASSRPIAKVVDERTAAIYEMGVDKLQLSPSSLNDSAELDRFQKGLIDLRQRAGLYVEQQGTVEITDGVLYRARLPLSARVIVGDYTAETFLVQDGRVVAAAVRDITIRKSGFERFMAVAAEQWPFFYGLVAMMLAVGMGWAAGAIAKRI is encoded by the coding sequence ATGCTCATCGGGGCGGACGAACCGATGCTGGTGCCCGACGTGTCGCAGCGCGATGTCGAGATTCAGTACAGCTTCACCGGCGCCGACCTGCTGCTGTTCGGCGCCATCGTCTATCCTGACGGGCGACGGCCCAAAAAGCCCGCCGACGTCATGGTGGTGCTGAAAGGCCCGGACCAGTCGATCACCATGCGCGAGAAGCAAAAGGTCGCGGGCATCTGGGTCAATGCCGACAGCACGCGGTTCCGGTCGGCGCCGAGTTTCTATGCCATCGCGTCCTCCCGGCCCATCGCCAAGGTGGTCGATGAGCGGACGGCGGCGATCTATGAAATGGGCGTGGACAAGCTCCAGCTTTCCCCCTCCTCGCTCAATGACAGCGCGGAACTGGACAGGTTCCAGAAGGGGCTGATCGACCTGCGCCAGCGCGCGGGCCTGTATGTCGAGCAGCAGGGGACGGTGGAGATCACCGACGGCGTGCTTTACCGGGCGCGGCTGCCTTTGTCGGCGCGGGTGATCGTGGGCGATTATACGGCGGAAACCTTTCTGGTGCAGGATGGCCGCGTGGTCGCGGCGGCGGTGCGCGACATCACCATCCGCAAGTCGGGGTTCGAACGCTTCATGGCGGTCGCGGCGGAACAATGGCCGTTTTTCTACGGGCTGGTGGCGATGATGCTGGCGGTCGGCATGGGCTGGGCGGCGGGCGCGATCGCCAAGCGGATTTAG
- a CDS encoding sulfite exporter TauE/SafE family protein produces MDLYLPIANLSVNALVIIALGGVVGLLSGMFGVGGGFLTTPLLIFYGIPPTVAAASAASQVTGASVSGVVTHMSRGTVDFRMGGVLIAGGVVGAGLGVLIFRLLQAIGQIDTVIGILYVLMLGGIGSLMAKESIQALIALKSGQKIQARKRRHHPLVASLPMRWRFYRSGLYISPLAPLLLGMATGILTMLLGVGGGFILVPAMLYLLGMTTQSVVGTSLFQILFVTMATTMMHAMTTHAVDLVLAMLLLIGSVTGAQVGTRLSMTIRPEYLRILLAAIVLLVAARMALGLGFRPDELYTVEVR; encoded by the coding sequence ATGGACCTTTATCTGCCCATCGCCAATCTATCGGTGAACGCGCTGGTCATCATTGCCCTGGGCGGCGTGGTGGGCCTGCTGTCGGGCATGTTCGGGGTCGGCGGCGGATTTCTGACCACGCCGCTGCTGATTTTCTACGGCATTCCGCCGACCGTCGCGGCCGCATCCGCCGCGAGTCAGGTGACGGGCGCCAGCGTGTCGGGCGTCGTCACCCATATGTCGCGCGGCACGGTGGATTTCCGCATGGGCGGCGTGCTGATCGCGGGCGGCGTGGTTGGCGCGGGGCTGGGCGTGCTGATCTTCCGGCTGCTGCAGGCGATCGGCCAGATCGATACGGTGATCGGCATCCTCTATGTGCTGATGCTGGGCGGGATCGGTTCGCTGATGGCGAAGGAATCGATTCAGGCATTGATCGCGCTCAAGAGCGGACAGAAGATCCAGGCGCGCAAGCGGCGGCATCACCCGCTGGTCGCGTCCTTGCCGATGCGATGGCGTTTCTATCGCTCCGGCCTCTATATCTCGCCGCTGGCGCCGCTGCTGCTGGGCATGGCGACGGGCATCCTCACCATGTTGCTGGGCGTGGGCGGCGGGTTCATTCTGGTCCCGGCCATGCTCTATCTGCTGGGCATGACAACCCAGTCGGTGGTCGGCACATCGCTGTTCCAGATTTTGTTCGTGACCATGGCGACGACGATGATGCACGCCATGACCACCCATGCCGTCGATCTGGTGCTGGCCATGCTGCTGCTGATCGGCAGCGTCACCGGCGCGCAGGTGGGGACGCGCCTCTCCATGACGATCCGGCCCGAATATCTGCGCATATTGCTGGCCGCCATCGTGCTGTTGGTGGCGGCGCGCATGGCGCTGGGCCTCGGATTCCGGCCTGATGAGCTCTATACGGTCGAGGTCCGGTGA
- a CDS encoding glycosyl transferase family protein: MFFALLAKAHHEILLFAVVGLAIGGIDDVIIDLLFLCRRLWRKLTVYSRHQRMTTATLPLSDQPGRIAIFIPAWREADVIGPMLRHALASWGRQDYRIFVGLYPNDRATLNAVAPMAAGEDRLILCLNERDGPTTKADCLNVAWRAMLKEEARTGVGFKAIVLHDAEDVVHRDEIRLFDVMTDRFQLVQLPVLPLPGQGGWWARAIANHYCDEFAESHGKYLTVREAMGASMPSAGVACAFERQTLAQLVNPESGGPFDPASLTEDYEVGLRIGNIGGRGIFVRMRDSDGNLVATREYFPDSLKDAVTQKARWMVGISLAGWDRMGWQGGPAEWWMRMRDRRAALAAIILFTAYLALMLWGVLLLGSLFGLGAGFTPSPVMEALLWINFGFMAWRMAMRALFVGISYGWGHGLGAIPRTIVANIIAMMATRRAMVLYLRSLIGRPLTWDKTRHRFPDLESPA; this comes from the coding sequence ATATTCTTCGCCTTACTGGCGAAGGCGCATCATGAAATCCTGTTATTCGCGGTCGTGGGGCTGGCGATTGGCGGTATCGACGATGTCATCATCGATCTTCTGTTCCTGTGCCGCCGCCTGTGGCGCAAACTGACCGTCTATTCCCGCCACCAGCGGATGACGACGGCGACCCTGCCCCTTTCCGATCAGCCCGGCCGCATCGCCATCTTCATCCCCGCCTGGCGCGAAGCGGATGTGATCGGGCCGATGCTGCGCCATGCGCTCGCCAGTTGGGGACGGCAGGACTATCGGATTTTCGTCGGCCTCTATCCCAATGACCGGGCGACGCTGAATGCCGTCGCGCCGATGGCGGCGGGCGAGGACAGGCTGATCCTCTGTCTCAACGAACGGGATGGACCGACCACCAAGGCGGACTGCCTGAACGTCGCCTGGCGTGCCATGCTGAAGGAAGAAGCGCGCACGGGCGTCGGCTTCAAGGCCATCGTCCTGCATGATGCGGAGGATGTCGTCCATCGCGACGAGATTCGTCTGTTCGACGTGATGACCGATCGGTTCCAGCTTGTTCAGCTTCCGGTTCTGCCCCTGCCGGGGCAAGGCGGCTGGTGGGCAAGGGCGATTGCCAATCATTATTGCGATGAATTTGCCGAAAGCCATGGGAAATATCTGACGGTGCGGGAAGCGATGGGCGCCTCCATGCCCTCCGCCGGCGTGGCCTGCGCGTTCGAACGGCAGACCCTGGCGCAGTTGGTGAACCCGGAAAGTGGCGGACCGTTCGATCCCGCATCGCTGACCGAGGATTATGAAGTCGGCCTGCGCATCGGCAATATCGGCGGGCGCGGCATATTCGTCCGCATGCGCGACAGCGATGGAAATCTGGTCGCCACCAGGGAATATTTCCCCGACAGCCTGAAGGACGCCGTCACCCAGAAGGCGCGGTGGATGGTCGGCATTTCACTGGCCGGATGGGATCGCATGGGCTGGCAGGGCGGGCCGGCCGAATGGTGGATGCGCATGCGGGACCGCCGCGCTGCCCTGGCCGCCATCATTCTGTTCACGGCCTATCTGGCGCTGATGCTGTGGGGCGTGTTGCTGCTGGGCAGCCTGTTCGGGCTGGGCGCGGGTTTTACGCCATCCCCCGTCATGGAAGCGCTGTTGTGGATCAATTTCGGCTTCATGGCGTGGCGTATGGCGATGCGCGCGCTGTTCGTCGGGATCAGCTATGGCTGGGGCCATGGGCTGGGGGCGATACCCCGCACGATCGTCGCCAATATCATCGCGATGATGGCCACACGGCGGGCGATGGTCCTTTATCTCCGATCGCTGATCGGCAGGCCGCTGACATGGGACAAGACGCGGCACCGCTTTCCCGATCTGGAATCACCCGCATGA